The DNA segment TCAGCATGCGGATTTGCCGGAGACGGATTTGCTGACTGGAGTGAGCGTGCTCGACTTTTATTCGCAGGCTGCCTGAACGTCAAAAGCTTAAAAGCCCCTCACCCTAACCCTCTCCCTGAGGGAGAGGGGACTGACCGAGGTGGATTTTCGAGGTGCATCGGCCTGAAATATCCAGCCGAACTCAGATTTTGAAAAGCCCCCGATCGGCTCCCTTTCCCCCTCGCCCCCTTGGGGGAGAGGGCTGGGGTGAGGGGGTACGATTTCAAATCCCACAAAAAAGCCCGGGCTCATCGCTGATCCCGGGCTTTTTCACATCCGCCGATCACTTATTCGGCGAGAACCTGCCCCACCGTCGGATCCTTGAACAGACGCGTCAACGCATCGCTCAACACATCGCTGACCAGCTTGGTGTTGGTTTCCTGGTTCGGCGCCATGCCGAAGCGCTGGTCCAGCGAAGCGCCGTAACGGCCGCTGTAGCGGCGGTTGGCGTTCTGCACGTCGGAGCGGAAGGTCGCGCCGATGGTCGCTTCGGTCACGTACATGCCTTCCTTCGGCGACTGATATTTCAGCTCGGCCAGCGTCACCGTCAGCTGCGGCGCGTTCGGCGCGTTGGTGGTCGGGGTGAAGCCGAGCAGACGCACGGCGGCCTCAGCCTGAGCCTGCAACTTGGGCAGAATCTGCTCGCGCTGCACAGTGATGGCGCTGGTTTCCGGGTACAGGCCGCCACGGGTGCCGAGGGTTGGCGACGGACGACCGTCGACCACGCGCACGATCACCGGCTGGCCACGGCCGACCGCTGGCAGTTGCGTGGTCAGCTTCGGCTCCGGATTCAGTTGTTGCGGGCTGTGGGCGCAGCCGGCCAGGGTCAAACCGGCCACAGTGATCAAACCGAACAACAGGCGTTGCAACATGCTCTTCTCTCCAGAATCAGGCACAAACAGGCCGGCAGTATAGCGGTGCGCCACTGCGGGTAACCAGCGCCACACAGTGAATACTGAAATGTCTGACAAACCCCGTCGAAAGCGGTTCCTGTCACAGATTCTTCACCGTCCATACACCACGACGTCACGGCTCGAGATCAAGCTTCACTCAGTCCCCAACAAGGTACTCAGCCATGCGTTATCTGATCTCGTTGTTCGCCCCCCGCCCGCTGCATCGCTGCTTTGCACTGCTCGACCGCAATGGCCACTGTCAGGCCTTCAAGCAGTGCAGCCTGCAACCGATGGGCGATGGTTGGGTGGAAATCGAAGAAATCCGCCTCAACTGGTTGCACCAGCCACTGCCGGCCAGCGCCCGCGTCATAGCGTCGCAGCCTCGCACGCGGGTCCAGGCGATGTTGAGCATCTGACCGGATGCCTAATAAAAGTCATTAAACACGAGCAACTGCGCGCATTTCTTCGCTACAATCTCCCCCCGATTATAAGGACGTCTCCTGATCGGGCCCCGCAACAGCGTCAATGCGCATGCATCGACACCCAAAATCGCCCACAGAGAGCCGCCCACACAGATCGAGTGAAGTTGGCGCGCTTGCCTGTTCTTCCGGCAAAAACCCGCTTTTCGCGAATCTGCAGAGCTGTCATGACGCTCGGCCACCGCGTGTTTTTGCCCTTTGCGGGCAGGTGCCAGGCCAAGGCAGCCCTTTTTTGAGGTTCACGTCTTCAAAAGAGCGTGAAAAAAACGGGTTTTCACAACTTCACAAGAGTGTGGCGAGCAAATGAATAGTTTTGCGTCTGAACATGCACCATTAGCGTCTGAAACAGCCCAACGACACAGGACCGGGTATACCTCGAATACCGGAGCCTGAAGCCTGTCCGCTACGGATTTGGTTGCACAAAACGGATGTCTCGACCATAAGTCGAATTGCCAGCCCTGCGCAGAAATGAGTTCATGGAACCCTTGAAGCCAGGCCGCACGCATCCGTCGAAGTTGCGAAAAATTGCGAAGATTCGGACATGGCAAACCTGACCACGGATAGCCCGGACACCACTGACCTGTCCCGGAACGCCTGGCAGCCATGCCGACAATTTGGTGCTGCAGATTTTGGAGACGCGTTAAATGGCGCATAACGAAGCAGTCGACGTAGTTCTGGTAGGGGCCGGCATCATGAGCGCCACCCTGGCCGTACTGCTCAAAGAGCTCGACCCCGCGATCAAGCTGGAAGTCGTCGAGCTGATGGATTCCGGTGCCGCCGAGAGTTCCAACCCCTGGAACAACGCCGGTACCGGCCACGCGGGTCTGTGTGAGCTGAACTACACGCCGCAGGCTGCCGATGGCAGCGTCGACATCAAGAAAGCCGTGCACATCAACACCCAGTTCGAGGTGTCGAAACAGTTCTGGTCGTACCTGACCAAGAAAGGCACCTTCGGCTCGTGCAAATCCTTCATCAGCCCGGTGCCGCACCTGAGCTTCGTTCAGGGCGACAGCGGTGTGTCGTTCCTCAAGGAACGCTTCAACGTGCTGAGCAAGCACCACGCCTTTGCCGACATGGAATACACCGAAGACAAAGGCAAGATGGCCGAGTGGATGCCGCTGATGATGCCGGGCCGTTCGCCGGACGAAGTCCTCGCCGCGACCCGTGTGATGAACGGCACCGACGTCAACTTCGGCGCCCTGACCAATCAGTTGCTCAAGCACCTGACCAGCGCCCCGGACACCCAGGTCAAATACTGCAAGCGCGTCACCGGCCTGAAGCGTAACGGCAACGGCTGGACCGTCAGCATCAAGGACGTCAACAACGGCAACACCCGCGAAGTCGACGCCAAATTCGTCTTCCTCGGTGCTGGCGGCGCGGCGCTGCCATTGCTGCAGGCTTCGGGCATCGAAGAAAGCAAAGGCTTCGGCGGCTTCCCGATCAGCGGCCAGTGGCTGCGTTGCGACAACCCGGAAGTGGTCAAGCAGCATCAGGCCAAGGTCTACAGCCAGGCGGCTGTGGGTTCGCCACCGATGTCGGTGCCACACCTCGACACCCGTGTGGTCGACGGCAAGAAATCCCTGCTGTTCGGGCCATACGCCGGTTTCACCACCAAATTCCTCAAGCACGGTTCCTTCATGGACCTGCCGCTGTCGGTGCGCGCCGGCAACATCGGGCCGATGCTGGCGGTGGCGAAAAACAACATGGACCTGACCAAGTACCTGGTCAGTGAAGTGATGCAATCGATGGAGCAGCGCCTGGATTCCCTGCGCCGTTTCTACCCGCAGGCGAAAGCCGAAGACTGGCGCCTGGAAGTGGCCGGCCAACGGGTGCAGATCATCAAAAAGGACCCGAAAAAGGGCGGCATCCTGCAATTCGGTACCGAGCTGGTTGCTGCGAAGGACGGCTCCCTCGCCGCCCTGCTCGGCGCTTCGCCAGGCGCGTCGGTGACCGTTTCGATCATGCTGGAACTGATCGAGAAGTGCTTCGCGGACAAAGCCAAAGGCGAATGGGCCGGCAAACTGGCCGAGATCTTCCCGGCCCGTGAGAAAGTCCTGGAAACCGATGCTGCGCTGTATCGCAAGATCAACACGCAGAACAACATCGCGCTGGAACTGGTAGAAGAAAACAGCGAGACGCCAAGCTACGCTTGATCTCGCCGCATAAAAAACGCCCCGTACTCACTGAGTGCGGGGCGTTTTTTTATGCCCTGGCAAATGTCTCGAATGCCTCAGCCACGAGCCTTGTCGATCAGCTCGATGTATTCAGCGGCATTGCGCTGATCGGCGATCCGCTCGACGAAAGTATTGCCCTGCTCGTCCTTGCCATCAACGTCGTAACCGGCCGCGACGAAGAAGCCCAGAAAGCGCTCGAAGTCGTCAACACGCAGACCGCGATACGCCTTGATCAGTTTGTGCAGCGACGGCGAAGTGGCGTCGACGGGCTCAAAATCGAGGAACAGCTTGATCTGCTCATCGCCGATCTCGTCACCAATCACTTGTTTCTTATCTTTACGCATTGCCGACTCCAGCTCGCAGACATGACACGGGGCGGGCAGTTTACCCCTGCCCGGCCGCCCTGCTCAACGCGATCGCACCGCACCGGTGTGCAAATCCGCCCAGATATGGCCATTGGCGTAACTGAGGAACTGCACATACACGGTGTCGTTGCGCAGCAAATCCATCACCACACGGTACTGGGCGAGCGGATAAAACAGCGTCAGGGTTTTGCTCTTGTCGTCGTAGGCCGGTTTTTTCAGGCTCTTGCTTTCGCCGTCGAAACTCACCAGCACCTGACTGATGGTTGCGCCCTTGTTCAGCGACTTGCCTTTGAGGCGGATCAACAACGACGAGGTGACCGGAATCGGCTGCTGGTTGGATTGGCGTTGCGCACCGACCACCACCGAGTATTCGCTGACCTGCATCAGTTGTTGCTGCTCGGGTTCGGCATCGCGCACGGTCAGATCGTCGGGCGGCAGGAATTGACTGTGCATCGGCGCGGCGGACAACGGCAGGCTGAGGGACAGCAACAGCGCGGCAAGGCTGCGGGACAAGAGGCGCATGACAGACTCCGAGGGGCGGGGCCGAGCACTCTAGCATGGGTGTCGCGGATGGATCAGCACACACAAAAACAACTGTAGGAGTGAGCCTGCTCGCGATAGCGTCGTATCAGCCAACATCAATGTGGCTGACAGACCGCTATCGCGAGCAGGCTCACTCCTACAAGGGGTTGTGCCGGAGCTTACATGCCCTTGACGGCGTAGATCCCGTTGGCGTTGCGCCAGTAACCCTTGTAGTCCATGCCGTAACCGAAGATGTAGCGGTCGATGCACGGCAGGCCGACGAAATCGGCTTTCAGGTCAGGACGCGCCTTGCGGTCGTGGTCCTTGTCGATCAGCACGGCGGTGTGCACTTTGCGCGCGCCGGCATGTTTGCAGAAGTCGATGATCGCGCCCAGGGTGTGACCTTCGTCGAGGATGTCGTCGATGATCAGCACGTCGCGGTCAATGAACGAGACTTCCGGCTTGGCTTTCCAGAACAGGTCGCCGCCGCTGGTTTCATTGCGATAACGGGTGGCGTGCAGGTAGGACGCTTCCAGCGGGAACTGCAGATGCGTCAGCAGTTTGCCGGAGAAAATCAGGCCGCCGTTCATCACGCAGAACACCACCGGGTTGGTGTCCGCCAGTTGTTCGTTGATTTGTGCACCGACACGGGCGATGGCCGCTTCGACTTCAGCTTCGGTGTACAGGCAGTCAGCCTCTCGCATGACTTGACGGATATGCTCGAGATCAGCGGACATGGCGCTCTCCAGGGGGGCTTCGGATTCGGAAAAGCGGGCAAAGGTACGCATCCGCAACGGCTGAATCAAGCCTTTATGGACTAACGTACTGTATGTCCTATAGGACATCACCCTCGGATAGATTAATCTAGGCCGGTTTTTTTGCCCGCCGCCGGAGTTTTTCCATGCCCATTCTCGAGATCCGCCATCCGCTGATCCGCCATAAACTCGGCCTGATGCGCCGCGCTGACATCAGCACCAAGAATTTCCGTGAGCTCGCTCAGGAAGTCGGCGCCCTGTTGACCTATGAAGCTACAAAAGATTTGCCGCTTGAATCCTACGATATCGCCGGCTGGTGCGGCACCGTGTCGGTGGAAAAGATCGCCGGCAAGAAAATCACCGTCGTGCCGATCCTGCGCGCCGGCATCGGCATGCTCGAAGGCGTGCTCAGCCTGATTCCGGGTGCCAAGGTTTCGGCTGTCGGTGTTGCCCGCAACGAAGAAACCCTGCAAGCGCACACCTATCTGGAAAAACTGGTGCCGGAAATCGACGAACGTCTGGCGATGATCATTGACCCGATGCTCGCCACCGGCAGTTCCATGGTCGCGACCATCGACCTGCTGAAAAAAGCCGGTTGCCGCGACATTCGCGCCATGGTCCTGGTCGCCGCGCCAGAAGGCATCGCCGCCGTCGAAAAGGCGCACCCGGACGTGACCATCTACACCGCGTCCATCGATGAACGCTTGAACGAGCATGGCTACATCATTCCTGGGCTTGGCGACGCCGGTGACAAGATTTTCGGCACCAAGCAGAAGGACGCGTAAGCATGCAGCAAGAGTTCAACGATCCGCTCTGGCGCACGGTGCTGTCCGGCGCGCAGATGCTGTTCGTGGCCTTCGGCGCGCTGGTGCTGATGCCGCTGATCACGGGCCTGGACCCGAACGTGGCACTGTTTACCGCCGGTCTGGGCACGATCCTGTTCCAGATCGTCACCGGACGTCAGGTGCCGGTGTTTCTGGCGTCGAGCTTCGCCTTCATTACCCCGATCATTCTCGCCAAGGGCCAGTTCGGCCTCGCCGCGACCATGGGCGGGGTGATGGCGGCCGGTTTCGTCTACACCTTCCTCGGCCTGGCCGTGAAGATCAAAGGCACCGGGTTCATTGACCGTCTGCTGCCGCCGGTGGTGATCGGTCCGGTGATCATCTCGATCGGCCTGGCCATGGCGCCGATTGCCGCGAACATGGC comes from the Pseudomonas granadensis genome and includes:
- a CDS encoding YajG family lipoprotein is translated as MLQRLLFGLITVAGLTLAGCAHSPQQLNPEPKLTTQLPAVGRGQPVIVRVVDGRPSPTLGTRGGLYPETSAITVQREQILPKLQAQAEAAVRLLGFTPTTNAPNAPQLTVTLAELKYQSPKEGMYVTEATIGATFRSDVQNANRRYSGRYGASLDQRFGMAPNQETNTKLVSDVLSDALTRLFKDPTVGQVLAE
- the mqo gene encoding malate dehydrogenase (quinone); amino-acid sequence: MAHNEAVDVVLVGAGIMSATLAVLLKELDPAIKLEVVELMDSGAAESSNPWNNAGTGHAGLCELNYTPQAADGSVDIKKAVHINTQFEVSKQFWSYLTKKGTFGSCKSFISPVPHLSFVQGDSGVSFLKERFNVLSKHHAFADMEYTEDKGKMAEWMPLMMPGRSPDEVLAATRVMNGTDVNFGALTNQLLKHLTSAPDTQVKYCKRVTGLKRNGNGWTVSIKDVNNGNTREVDAKFVFLGAGGAALPLLQASGIEESKGFGGFPISGQWLRCDNPEVVKQHQAKVYSQAAVGSPPMSVPHLDTRVVDGKKSLLFGPYAGFTTKFLKHGSFMDLPLSVRAGNIGPMLAVAKNNMDLTKYLVSEVMQSMEQRLDSLRRFYPQAKAEDWRLEVAGQRVQIIKKDPKKGGILQFGTELVAAKDGSLAALLGASPGASVTVSIMLELIEKCFADKAKGEWAGKLAEIFPAREKVLETDAALYRKINTQNNIALELVEENSETPSYA
- a CDS encoding PA4642 family protein, whose protein sequence is MRKDKKQVIGDEIGDEQIKLFLDFEPVDATSPSLHKLIKAYRGLRVDDFERFLGFFVAAGYDVDGKDEQGNTFVERIADQRNAAEYIELIDKARG
- a CDS encoding hypoxanthine-guanine phosphoribosyltransferase, with the protein product MSADLEHIRQVMREADCLYTEAEVEAAIARVGAQINEQLADTNPVVFCVMNGGLIFSGKLLTHLQFPLEASYLHATRYRNETSGGDLFWKAKPEVSFIDRDVLIIDDILDEGHTLGAIIDFCKHAGARKVHTAVLIDKDHDRKARPDLKADFVGLPCIDRYIFGYGMDYKGYWRNANGIYAVKGM
- the upp gene encoding uracil phosphoribosyltransferase, whose translation is MPILEIRHPLIRHKLGLMRRADISTKNFRELAQEVGALLTYEATKDLPLESYDIAGWCGTVSVEKIAGKKITVVPILRAGIGMLEGVLSLIPGAKVSAVGVARNEETLQAHTYLEKLVPEIDERLAMIIDPMLATGSSMVATIDLLKKAGCRDIRAMVLVAAPEGIAAVEKAHPDVTIYTASIDERLNEHGYIIPGLGDAGDKIFGTKQKDA